In one window of Azoarcus olearius DNA:
- a CDS encoding cytochrome b/b6 domain-containing protein yields MNKKLIRVWDLPTRLFHWLLLALVVAAFVTGMIGGNFIVWHGWLGIAISGLLAFRLTWGLVGSTYARFAHFVPGPQRILAYLRGHWRGVGHNPLGALSVLALLGVLAFQVGSGLVANDDIAFSGPLAPLVSEEVGAWLTGLHRQNMWVILALVGLHVGAIVFYVRAKKDNLVTPMITGMKEVADGGVKSAEGGGVIPFVIALAVAAAVVWVTAGGLVPPPPPPAPAEAAPAW; encoded by the coding sequence ATGAACAAGAAGCTGATCCGGGTGTGGGACCTGCCCACCCGTCTGTTCCACTGGCTGCTGCTCGCGCTCGTAGTGGCTGCCTTCGTCACCGGGATGATCGGCGGCAACTTCATCGTCTGGCACGGCTGGCTGGGCATCGCCATCTCCGGCCTGCTGGCCTTCCGCCTGACCTGGGGGCTGGTCGGTTCCACCTATGCGCGTTTCGCGCACTTCGTGCCCGGCCCGCAGCGCATCCTCGCCTATCTGCGCGGCCACTGGCGCGGCGTCGGCCACAATCCGCTCGGTGCGCTGTCGGTGCTGGCGCTGCTCGGCGTGCTCGCGTTCCAGGTGGGCAGCGGGCTGGTCGCCAACGACGACATCGCCTTCAGCGGCCCGCTTGCGCCGCTGGTGTCCGAGGAGGTCGGGGCCTGGCTTACCGGCCTGCATCGCCAGAACATGTGGGTGATCCTTGCGCTGGTCGGCCTGCACGTCGGCGCCATCGTGTTCTATGTGCGCGCGAAGAAGGACAACCTGGTCACGCCGATGATCACCGGGATGAAGGAAGTCGCCGACGGCGGCGTCAAGTCGGCCGAAGGCGGCGGGGTGATTCCCTTCGTGATCGCGCTGGCGGTGGCCGCAGCGGTGGTCTGGGTTACCGCGGGTGGGCTGGTGCCGCCTCCGCCGCCGCCCGCCCCGGCGGAGGCCGCGCCGGCCTGGTGA
- a CDS encoding c-type cytochrome has translation MKKIIARIAFGMAAFALASAASAQVKPEDQIKYRKAGYSYMSWNMGKIKANLEGSYNKDQVAAAANAIAGIANSGMGALYGPGTEKAVGGQTTRVKPAMFTDKEGVTKVAVDFNKAANNLAKVAADGDAAAVKVAFGEVGKTCKACHDQYREE, from the coding sequence ATGAAGAAAATCATCGCCCGCATCGCGTTCGGCATGGCCGCCTTCGCGCTCGCCAGCGCCGCTTCCGCGCAGGTCAAGCCGGAAGACCAGATCAAGTACCGCAAGGCGGGCTACAGCTACATGAGCTGGAACATGGGCAAGATCAAGGCCAACCTGGAAGGCAGCTACAACAAGGATCAGGTCGCCGCCGCCGCCAATGCGATCGCCGGCATCGCCAACTCCGGCATGGGCGCGCTGTACGGGCCGGGCACCGAGAAGGCCGTCGGCGGCCAGACCACGCGGGTCAAGCCGGCGATGTTCACCGACAAGGAAGGCGTGACCAAGGTCGCAGTGGACTTCAACAAGGCCGCCAACAACCTCGCCAAGGTGGCCGCCGACGGCGACGCCGCCGCGGTGAAGGTCGCGTTCGGCGAAGTGGGCAAGACCTGCAAGGCCTGTCACGACCAGTACCGCGAAGAGTAA